GGCCCGGGAAGAGATCCGGGATCGCCGGCGCCTGGGCAAGGGCGGCGTGGTGGTGGTGCGTGCCAGCTGGGATCCGGGGCGGGAGGAGCCCCGGATCCGCTCCGAGGCGCTGGGCATCCCGCAGTGGCAGGGAGACGCCGGCCGTTCCGGGCGGGTCGAGGCCATGGTCCGGACCCTGCTCGAGGGGGTGAGCCGGCCCGATCCGGGCCTCGAAGAGCTGGTGGCCCGCCGCGTTTCGAGGTTTCTGCGCTCGGGTCGACGGGACCGGCCCCAGGTGGTCGTGATTCTCGATCCGGGTCCGGCGCTGGACAAGCAAGAGGAAAGCCGATGATGCCGATCACCGTCACGCCCCTCGACGCGGCCCTGCTGGGTCTGGTGGAGGGGCTTACCGAGTACCTGCCGGTCTCTTCCACCGGGCACCTGATTCTCACCTCTCGACTGCTGGGCCTGGGGGAGAGCCCCGCGGTCAAGAGTTTCGAGATCGTTATTCAGGCCGGGGCCATCCTCGCCGTTCTGGGACTCTACCGCCAGCGGGTTCGGCAGATGCTCGCCGGGCTGTGGGGTCGCGATCCGGCGGGGCGCCGGCTGCTGATCAACCTGGTGGTGGCCTTTCTACCCGCCGCGGTGATCGGCCTGCTGCTCAAAGACCTGATCAAGGCCTACCTCTTTCACCCGACCCCGGTGGCCGCCGCCCTGGGGCTCGGTGGCCTGGCCATGGTCTTCAGCGGCGGGCTCCAGCGCCGCCGCAGCGCCCAGGGGACCTCCCTCGAGCACCTGCGGCCCGGCCAAGCGCTGCTGATCGGCCTGGCCCAGTGCCTGGCCATGTGGCCGGGCACTTCCCGCTCCCTGGCCACCATTCTGGCGGGCCTGGGGATCGGTCTGACTCCGGTGGCGGCCGCGGAGTTCTCCTTCCTGCTGGCGCTGCCGACCCTGGGGGGGGCGACTTTTCTCGACCTGCTCACCGACGGCCGAACCCTGATCGAGGGCGTGGGTCCCCTGGCCCTGGCCATCGGCCTGGCGGTCGCCTTCGCCAGCGCTGCGGTGGCGGTCAAGGGCTTCGTGGCCTGGCTGACCCGGCACTCCCTGGCCCCTTTCGGCTATTACCGCCTGCTTCTCGCGGGCCTGGTCTGGTTTTTCTGGCTCCGCTGAGCGCTTTCCGGTGGCCTGAACAGGGGTTGACCATGGTCAGGCCTCCACGAGCCGGAGAGGGCCATTCCATTTCTGTTCAAACAGCGCTAGGATCTTCCGCACGGAAGGAGTTTCGGGGTGGGGTCCGCACCCCGGAGTCGTCGTGCCCGCCCGCGCGGGACAGCCCGGGGGCGGCCGTTCGGGACGGCGCCGGGCCGGAGGGAAGACTTTGCGACTGCGCGAATTCCTCGACCAGCCCAAGGGGCGGGAGATGGCCGGGATCGTCCTGACCGGTCTTTCCCTGCTGGTGGTCATCGCCCTGGCTACCTACTCGCCGCGGGATCCATCCTTCTTCACCTCCGGACCGGGACCCGCGCGCAACTGGATCGGTCCCGCCGGAGCCCAGGCCGCGGCCCTGCTCTACGAGGTCTTCGGCCTGGGAGCCTGGTTCCTGCCGCTGATGCTGCTGGCCGCCGCCTTGCGCCGCCTGCGGGGTGCCGAGGAGCCCCTTCGGCGGAGCGCCGTGGCCGGTTTGGGGGCCGTGGGGCTGGCCACCTCCCTGCTGCTGGCCCTGATCGTGGGGCGGATCGAGTTCCGCCAGGCCTCGCTGCTCGCCGG
Above is a window of Acidobacteriota bacterium DNA encoding:
- a CDS encoding undecaprenyl-diphosphate phosphatase, with product MMPITVTPLDAALLGLVEGLTEYLPVSSTGHLILTSRLLGLGESPAVKSFEIVIQAGAILAVLGLYRQRVRQMLAGLWGRDPAGRRLLINLVVAFLPAAVIGLLLKDLIKAYLFHPTPVAAALGLGGLAMVFSGGLQRRRSAQGTSLEHLRPGQALLIGLAQCLAMWPGTSRSLATILAGLGIGLTPVAAAEFSFLLALPTLGGATFLDLLTDGRTLIEGVGPLALAIGLAVAFASAAVAVKGFVAWLTRHSLAPFGYYRLLLAGLVWFFWLR